TGACCGCCCGTCGTGACGACATCCTCAATCACACAGACATTCTTTCCTTTGATATCCAGGCCTTCGGCAAACTGACAGGTGCCGTACTCCTTCGCTTCTTTTCTAACGAACACACAGGGAAGCCCGGTTTCCAAAGAAAGAGCGGTGGCGATGGGAATGCCGCCCATTTCCAGACCGGCCAAAACTTCGGTGCCAGCGGGGATGAGCGGAGCCATGTGTTTTGCGATTTCGCGAAGCAAGGCGGGCTGTGCCTCAAAACGATACTTATCAAAATATTCGTTCGAAATCTGCCCCGAACGAAGTTTGAATTCTCCGGTCAAGTGAGCAACGTCGTAAATCTTCTTGGCAAGTTCTTGCTTAGTCATGATGGCTCCTGCGGTTTTAGGCCATCATAGGGGCTACTTCATGCTTTCTTCAAGCCACTTCTTGTAGGAGTCGTTGATTCCCAGGACGGGGAGAGTCATCACGCAGGGCACTTCGTAAGGATGAAGCTGCATCACTCGTTTTGTGATTCTTTCCTGTGCGTCAGAGGTTTTCAAGGCTTTTAAGATCAGGATATGCTCAGAGCTTGTCTCTATTTTTCCTTCCCACCAATACATCGATTCCATACCGGAAACAATGTTCGCACATCCCACCAGTTTTTCTTCCAGTAAAGTCCGGGCGATTTTCTGTGCTGTGTTTTTGTCAGGACAGGGGATGTAGAATAGAAGCATGCTTAACTCCGGCGGAGTTTTTGTTTGCGAAGCTGCCACTGCTCCAAAGCAAATTTTCGCATGTCTTCGACATTGTCCAACTCGTCAACGATCTCAACACCCAACAGTGTTTCAACGGCGTCTTCAAGACTGACTAATCCCGCAACAATACCGTATTCATCGACGG
The sequence above is drawn from the Bdellovibrio sp. ArHS genome and encodes:
- the pyrE gene encoding orotate phosphoribosyltransferase, with amino-acid sequence MTKQELAKKIYDVAHLTGEFKLRSGQISNEYFDKYRFEAQPALLREIAKHMAPLIPAGTEVLAGLEMGGIPIATALSLETGLPCVFVRKEAKEYGTCQFAEGLDIKGKNVCVIEDVVTTGGQVVLSTADLRSLGAKISHVLCVIHRGPVFPEPKLTEVGLALSPLFKKSDF
- the cutA gene encoding divalent-cation tolerance protein CutA → MLLFYIPCPDKNTAQKIARTLLEEKLVGCANIVSGMESMYWWEGKIETSSEHILILKALKTSDAQERITKRVMQLHPYEVPCVMTLPVLGINDSYKKWLEESMK